A window of the Streptomyces albireticuli genome harbors these coding sequences:
- a CDS encoding M23 family metallopeptidase, which yields MNDRHPSAGSSPTGPAQDVSYGHYASYEQQSAQPGYPGYDGYDTGQWASGQWDTTNQWGVTGQTQIWDFSGYDTGQHTGQHTGQWDTSGGHPDTSAIPAQNQGGQDQGQWQSGSWDTGSWDTSGSTGAYDTSGQWDTSGAHAQSWDTSGHGGHSGQYPAWDQSTGTGWGDLSAQQTQTWDTSAYAAMDAMDEQRPEAQHTPTLMVDLSGVDLDQPAPASPGAAAVAAAETRTMSVVDPMDLLEQTAPEDGAAGGTCPPGADVPGPARSRRKGAPARTGYRPRRKALLTVAVPSVAVMGVAGIAAASVSGGGDDAKKPQAASVPDTSGVPKLANSKLDTQLASLSHGADDFASRANRTQERIDLKARQEAEKKRKAEEAARKEAERPKFSLPVAQHGLSAYYGQAGVNWMSVHTGIDFPVSYGTPVMAATDGTVRTQYNVAYGNMAIVTSPEGVETWYCHLSSTKLRSGQVKAGDVIAYSGNSGNSTGPHLHFEVRPGGSAVDPLPWLRGRGFDPT from the coding sequence GTGAACGACCGTCACCCGTCGGCGGGCTCCAGCCCGACCGGTCCCGCTCAGGATGTTTCCTACGGGCACTACGCGTCGTACGAGCAGCAGAGCGCACAGCCCGGCTATCCCGGGTACGACGGCTACGACACCGGCCAGTGGGCGTCGGGCCAGTGGGACACCACCAACCAGTGGGGCGTCACCGGCCAGACCCAGATCTGGGACTTCAGCGGCTACGACACTGGTCAGCACACCGGGCAGCACACCGGCCAGTGGGACACCTCGGGCGGCCACCCGGACACCTCCGCGATCCCGGCCCAGAACCAGGGCGGCCAGGACCAGGGCCAGTGGCAGAGCGGCTCCTGGGACACCGGTTCCTGGGACACCTCCGGCTCCACCGGCGCGTACGACACCTCGGGGCAGTGGGACACCAGTGGTGCCCACGCCCAGAGCTGGGACACCAGCGGGCACGGCGGGCACAGCGGGCAGTACCCGGCCTGGGACCAGAGCACGGGCACGGGCTGGGGCGACCTCAGCGCCCAGCAGACCCAGACCTGGGACACCAGCGCCTACGCCGCCATGGACGCCATGGACGAGCAGCGGCCCGAGGCGCAGCACACCCCGACCTTGATGGTCGACCTCTCCGGCGTCGACCTGGACCAGCCGGCCCCGGCCTCGCCCGGCGCGGCGGCCGTCGCCGCCGCCGAGACCCGCACCATGTCGGTGGTCGACCCCATGGACCTCCTGGAGCAGACCGCTCCGGAGGACGGGGCGGCCGGCGGGACCTGCCCGCCCGGCGCGGACGTCCCGGGCCCGGCCCGCAGCCGCCGCAAGGGCGCGCCCGCCCGCACGGGCTACCGGCCGCGCCGCAAGGCGCTGCTCACCGTGGCCGTTCCCTCGGTCGCCGTCATGGGCGTCGCCGGGATCGCCGCCGCGTCCGTCTCCGGCGGTGGTGACGACGCGAAGAAGCCGCAGGCCGCGTCCGTCCCGGACACCTCGGGCGTCCCGAAGCTCGCCAACAGCAAGCTGGACACCCAGCTCGCCAGCCTCAGCCACGGCGCCGACGACTTCGCCAGCCGCGCCAACCGCACCCAGGAGCGCATCGACCTCAAGGCGCGCCAGGAGGCGGAGAAGAAGCGGAAGGCCGAGGAGGCCGCCCGCAAGGAGGCCGAGCGCCCGAAGTTCTCCCTGCCCGTCGCCCAGCACGGGCTCAGCGCGTACTACGGGCAGGCGGGCGTCAACTGGATGTCGGTACACACCGGCATCGACTTCCCCGTCAGCTACGGCACGCCCGTGATGGCGGCCACCGACGGCACGGTCCGCACGCAGTACAACGTCGCCTACGGCAACATGGCGATAGTGACGTCGCCCGAGGGCGTCGAGACCTGGTACTGCCACCTGAGCAGCACCAAGCTCCGCTCCGGCCAGGTCAAGGCCGGGGACGTCATCGCCTATTCGGGCAACTCCGGCAACTCCACCGGCCCGCACCTGCACTTCGAGGTCCGGCCCGGCGGCTCGGCCGTCGACCCGCTGCCCTGGCTCCGGGGCAGGGGCTTCGACCCCACGTAA